CTAATTGCTGACATGAATAGCTTAACGTCTGAACCAAACCCACATAAACGACTGTAGCAGATGCATTCTTGATTAGAAAAATCACAAGATTACTTTTTTCTATTTAGGGCAGTAGCCAATATCATACACTAGTTTCCACGTAACGTCAGCTCCAATCGCACGCTTATTCGGAAACACGTCCCACTGAACTGAGTAGGCTTTAGGTGGAAGCAAATCAACACAGGCCACAGCCaacccacttaaaaaaaaattcttaaaaaaaaaactcaacagATAAGCGTTACGCCCCCTTAAAAGTAAAAAAAGGGAACTTACGTCACATGTAGGCTAATTAATGAATGTATAAAAAAGAAACGACCCCGCCCCTCAGCCGACGAGGGACGATGTCATTGCTTCATACCGCTTTCAAAACACAGAGCACGCATGCGCATGTTCCCATTCCTTCACTTAACAGATAAATAACGGTGTCAGTCTTCAAGCCCCTAAAGCTCATATAGTTTATAAGGGATGAGTCGATTTCTCATTTTCACCACGGGAGAACCTAATTTAATTCTTCCCTAATACGCTTACCTTTAGCGGCCGTTTTTCCCCTCCTCAAAATCTTCACTTCCGGGTTTACCACCGACGTATCCTAAGGACTGAACTACAGTAACCTTGGAGACGCAAAGAAATTGTGCGTGGGCATGCGCGAAAACTCGTATGCTACTCGGGCTTCGCTACCCGGAAATGACGTTTCAGTTGAGAGCATACACGTATGGGAAATTTTCGCAGATGATTCGGCAGGAAACGTTAATCTTCAACGCGTCCATGTTGCTGTGGTAACTTGGCAGTGAAGAGCGGAAGTAGAGGTTTCCCGCCAAGGCTTGTCGGAGGAGAGCATCGGTCCGTTTGGCTTGTCATGGCGGACGTGTTTGAAGGGCCTCGGCCTCGTATAGCCACAAGTCACCTGGCGCAGCACATCGGGAAACCGGTTTGTTTTGTGGGGCGTGTGGAAAAGGTAGGGGCTTCACTTGACgatttttttttagaacagtttaaggttggcaggcaggcaggcgtattggcctgcagtagaatagTGGGattggagtccagcggcaccttagagaccaaccagatttttcaaggctagaagcttttgagagtcagagctcccttcttttgtTCTTGACTGTTAAGTGCTGCTGAGGAAGGCCTCGGTCGGCCCACGAaacgtgacccccccccccccgccttggtCTCTGACTGTCCCTATTTTATAGGAACGGGACCCCTGTTTCGGCTCCCTCCCTCTGGCGGACAAATTCCCTCATTTTTGCTTTTGGGGAAAACCTTCGAAACGTGTATGAACTGCTGAAGTTTGTGTTTTTCAGGGTTTTAGTTCTTTCCTCCGAACCTCTAGAAATTGTGTGATTTATGTATGCTCAGAAGTCCCACTGTATCGCGAGGCTGATTTGCAGGTAACTCAGCACAGGATTGTGTTATATTTGGTTGGAGCTTTGCCCCTCGTGTTGAGGGACCATGCATAAAACTAAGAAGCAAAATTTTCAGCCCCGTGACGTTTTGGAGAACTTGAAAGGTTGCACACtgctttgtgtcattttggttagGCCTAATGAAAAGCATTGTTTATGGATATTGTTTTTAACCTGCTCTTTCTTTATGTGTAAATCTGAAGCCTGCTCCTCTTCCTGCTCCATGTGCTTTTTGGTTCCCTTTTTAATTGCTTATAGGACTGTAGAGTAATtatgcaagaaaacatttttaaatctaAATGTCTTTTAGAATCATGTAGGTTTATTCTATTTCAGAGTAAAAGAATGCTGCATTAAGTTAAATttcaattattttaatttttttaaaacacacctCTTCTCCAAAAACCTGTATGTGGCTCACCTCCTttacattttatcctaacaacagacCTGTGAGGTAGAATAGGGGTGAGTGACTGGTTCAAGTCATACAATGAGCTTACTAGCTATGTGGGATATGAATCCCTGCTACTAGCCTATTTTATATGTCTTTCATTGTGTTCCTTCAGTTTCTCTTGAAAAAGGAAAGTAGCTGTTACATAATTAACTGAATGATGATAGAGGTGTTTGCTTGGATGTTTGTGGGTGCAggttaactaacagtgcaatcctgagaatacttcctccacaatacagctggggagctgaggctgagaggagtggcttcctgaaggccacctactgagctcgtgaCAGTAGTGatattcaaaccagtagagtgctgatttgtagccgaACCACTGTGTTGCAGCAGCTTTGGTGCTCCTGTTACTTCATTGAAGCACTTGGATGTAATTTTGCACGACAGTGGCAGGCATTCATATAGCCAGTAATGTTACTGTGCTTGATATTGAATGTTTCTCTGCATGAAATATACGTATTTTGAAAATGATACCCTTTTTACTCTTTGTAGATTCACCCATCTGGAAAATTTTTCTTTCTGTCAGATGGAGATGGAAAAAATGCAACTATTGAGCTGAATGAACCTGTAAGTAATAGCATCTTTTAGAGGCACTGTTATGACCCTTttcttctcttgggtagattttacctttaatctttcccttacaccctctgggtagtttgctgccaccaggaatattatattccaagatattttatttaaatgttccctttggtaacgtgcctaagcgtcagcctccttcgtggttctatgtggccctgaggataggaatgggatatagcaatgacagttactctgggatataacaaagacgaaataaacttttatttagtcaagaagcgtatcggtttcataaaagtagttctcggttcttaaagttacttcctataaacgcattcacacagatctcttctaaggcttcacacagttagcctctttctctgactcaatatttctctcacagacgtgcttaaagttactcaggctgcacacagcttgcctgctttctcttgactattattcacagaaatattaaacctgctcaggcagcacacagctggcctctttccctgactgagtgttctttcgcaaacatgctcagttcaggttccatacaggttatatttctctcataaatacttcaacatactcaggcagcacacagctagcctgctttcttctgactgaaacttctccctctctctgtctaaactgcattcactccgcccacactctcagtcatcaaccaatcatatcactcacttatccctctctctctcacccccactcttcacctatctcacaccaagcatttaaagacacatgcacacgtttacttgaaatcattacaggcacttttatatttaatttgtATCAGCTTTAGGGATTATATTAATTCTAGAGAGGGAAAGGTGCATCAGCACAACAGTTTACAAGAGAAGGTTTTGAGGTCTAAACCTCCATTCAAGCAAACTGCTGATGTACTACTGTGGCACAACAGCATGCATTAGTATTACTGCATTAGTTGTTTTCTCACCAAAGCAAATACAGTGACCTGCACCAGAGGATGCATCCTAGGATATGTATTGACTACAttttattgggttggatcctaggGGCAGGAGATCCTCAGGATAAACATGAGGGGTAAATTGTTGAAAATCAGAGGGGCTTCCATTAATAGATAAACACCTCTGCAAGAACAGGAATGATGATGGAGATTCTTACCCAATTCTGCTCCTTGCTGGGTTTATTTAGATTCATGTCAGTCCTATGACCCCCATAATAACCTTTTTGGTCAATGGGTCTTTCTGCAGCAATAGAAAAGGTAGAATCCAACCCCTCATctataaatttttatttcagcATCTTTTTAGCAGTGTATGTATTCCATCAGTTTATGTGATGCCCAATAGGTAAATCCCTGGTCAAAGAAATTCACTGTTGAAATGTAAAAGTGGATAGTGGGTAGAAAGAGGTAAGTGTAGGAGTCAGCTtcatggagaagatggatttttAGATAGGATTTAAAGAAGGAGAATGTGTAGATGATCTGTGCGGGTGTATAGGGCAAGAATTTCCGTGCTACTGTACAAATGCAGCTTGTCCTTTCATTTACATAGCTTGCATTTCCCCCCCTTACACATATGTAAAAgatgaaattattttaaataccTTGGAAAAAATCTTTTAAGTAAGTAGGGTGTTAATCATTATATTAAGATGTGCATCTCTTTGTGCAAGAAATGTTTATGGAGTTTGTAGAATGCATTTATACATTATATATTTTCTGTGTTTCAGCAAACGTTGACTATAACGTTACCAAAAACTGCAAAGAGGGGAAAAATTGAAAGTTGACTGTCTAGTTAATTGTCTGCAAGCTTCTTGATATTTGGAGACATTAATTGGTTTACTTGGTTTGGTAGCTAGATGAAGAGCTCTCAGGAGTCATTGAGGTAGTGGGAAGAGTTACAAATCAAGCAAACATCTTGTGTGCATCATATACCCAATTCAGAGAGGATAAAAGCTTGTTTGGTAAGTAAATCAAATACTTCTGAATTGCAAACTGTATTTTATTAATGGTTACCATATTTCTGATTGAGTTCCCAACCCTGTAAAGAATTGGTTCCACAAACTGATCTTGAAAGCTTCTTACATTAAGGGCCAACTTTTACATAATATTTTTCTCCATGGAAGGGTGTCTTGGAATCAATCCATAGAAGCAGATGCATAAAAGACGTGTCAAAACTGAAAATCCATGTGGATTTTCATTTCCATTATAATGTTTTCCACATGCATGACTCTATGCTTAGGCACTCCAGTGATAGAAGTCATTTACTGGTGTTTTTGAATAAGTGTTTTCAGGGTGCAAGCCTGCTTCATAATTGTCACCTCAAAATAATTAATCTCTGCACTTGTTTATCCAAACTGGGGCTTGGATCCCATATAAATGTTCCATGGGTGGTATCTGATGGTACTGGTAGTATTTGTCATTTCCTCCTACCTGGGCTTCCCTTGTTCCCAGAAGCAGCTTGAGGGGGGGAGGGATATTATACTGCATCAGGAGGAGGGAGGTCGGGAAGTCATGCTCCACAGACTGAAATCTTTTACGCCTGTTGAAATTTTAGTTGAGATCCAAGCCAAAACGATCCTGCTTATGTACAATATTGTGATAATGCTTAAAATACTTCTACCTGATGAAATGTCTCACTGGGGAGAAATTTCTATAAGAACAAGATGTCAGGTATAACTGGAACTAACCAATTATGTCAAGTCTTTTTTAATTGCACTAGGAAATTCACTTCTCCTTTTCCCCAATCTTTTTTTCAGATCTTCCACTATATAATGAAGCTCTGAAAATTATCCATGAATTTTCTGAGTACTACCCTTTTGGCACTGAGTCATGACTAATTGCTTTTTCTTACAACTTTGGAATGGTCAGCTCTATGATACTTACTATGCAAGAATGTGTGGGAAATACAATAGCTTAAAATGTTTGGGGGGCAGTCTAGTATGCCAATTATGCAATGCAGAAACTGTTGGATTTGTATCTTTTCTAATGAATCTAAATCGAAATCTAGTTTTGGGGAAAACCTGTTTCTAGCAAAAA
Above is a window of Eublepharis macularius isolate TG4126 chromosome 11, MPM_Emac_v1.0, whole genome shotgun sequence DNA encoding:
- the RPA3 gene encoding replication protein A 14 kDa subunit produces the protein MADVFEGPRPRIATSHLAQHIGKPVCFVGRVEKIHPSGKFFFLSDGDGKNATIELNEPLDEELSGVIEVVGRVTNQANILCASYTQFREDKSLFDLPLYNEALKIIHEFSEYYPFGTES